Proteins found in one Brachyspira murdochii DSM 12563 genomic segment:
- a CDS encoding lytic transglycosylase domain-containing protein codes for MKNQILHTFNKRVLLFAVFFEVIIIIMTSMLDAKGISLKENIISKNKINYGTALELYNREKYLEAYNQFTNIMNTEEDLLIKDYIIYYGAKSALYTNMYNEAIDLYSLLMKEYPRSSLYPYAEQYKALAEFYRDDYPVSNFFNSKAQKWIKEFVGIRALRNTDDTNKAKMIAYELLSRFLNREAIIYYNNNYEEDIMSFDNDLKYKVSTELYEAGYRKASLQYFEYFYDNNLYKANSTYYMARIKQQAGDREDAAKLFDEYLSNANNKTHRRLGLYYSADNYNRLKNYDKSIELYNTFLKEYPRDDYVPRIYNNFVNVSLNRNNLVQAKTYLTNVMKKFPKSWQTELALKSYLRKSFKLKNKTETYFATKALEDRYPSFRHDFALSWNMWTAEEFGDDEKRDDYIMKSLLSSKSHYFIKGALSLASDEMISNVKLSNTYYLNEAKKYYADSNFTKSMEMLNKVQFLTYASTGKEDKTEKEARSIAKNILMQSRFVKEMYSKMSENDLFNELSLQTRREVNKAIVLYYYGDYDNAYTEFDKVFKKTQVTYPLYYFAEKIFISSENTKRLMQISANIGKYFGYPYSDNTDLLPDELRRKVYPRYFDEYVVPEAKYYKIEPAFVYGIMREESLFDPKARSWVGAMGLMQLMPTTAAAENKKARYRYDPLDLTDPKQNINLGVSHLGWLFSSQKASNYILVAASYNAGSGRGRRWKAEYGTNNMYRTGRFIDIEETEYYVERVIKSYEFYSKYYKD; via the coding sequence ATGAAAAATCAAATTCTTCATACATTTAATAAAAGAGTATTATTATTCGCTGTTTTTTTTGAAGTTATTATTATCATAATGACTTCTATGTTAGATGCGAAGGGAATATCGTTAAAAGAAAATATTATATCAAAAAATAAAATTAATTACGGAACTGCTTTAGAACTTTATAATAGAGAAAAGTATTTAGAGGCTTACAATCAATTTACAAATATAATGAATACAGAAGAAGATTTGCTTATAAAAGATTATATTATATATTATGGAGCTAAAAGTGCATTATATACCAATATGTATAATGAAGCTATAGATTTGTATTCATTACTTATGAAAGAGTATCCGCGTTCATCTTTGTATCCTTATGCCGAGCAGTATAAGGCATTGGCAGAGTTTTATAGAGATGATTATCCAGTGAGTAATTTTTTTAACAGCAAAGCACAAAAATGGATTAAAGAGTTTGTAGGTATTAGAGCATTGAGAAATACTGATGATACCAATAAGGCTAAGATGATAGCTTATGAGCTTTTAAGCAGATTTTTAAATAGAGAAGCTATTATATATTATAATAATAATTATGAAGAAGATATAATGTCATTTGATAATGATTTGAAATATAAGGTTTCTACAGAGCTTTATGAGGCTGGGTATAGAAAAGCATCTTTACAATATTTTGAATATTTTTATGATAATAATTTATATAAAGCCAATTCAACATACTATATGGCTAGAATAAAACAGCAGGCAGGAGACAGAGAAGATGCGGCAAAATTATTTGATGAGTATTTGTCAAATGCCAATAATAAAACTCATAGAAGGTTAGGACTTTATTATTCTGCTGATAATTATAACAGATTAAAAAACTATGATAAATCGATTGAACTTTATAATACTTTTTTGAAAGAATATCCAAGAGATGATTATGTACCTAGAATATATAATAATTTTGTGAATGTAAGTTTAAATAGAAATAATCTGGTTCAGGCAAAAACTTATTTAACAAATGTTATGAAAAAATTTCCTAAAAGCTGGCAGACAGAACTTGCTTTAAAATCGTATTTAAGAAAATCATTCAAACTTAAAAACAAAACAGAAACTTATTTTGCAACTAAAGCTTTGGAGGATAGATACCCTAGTTTCAGGCATGATTTTGCTTTATCTTGGAATATGTGGACTGCTGAAGAGTTTGGAGATGATGAGAAAAGAGATGACTATATAATGAAAAGCCTTTTAAGCAGTAAAAGCCATTATTTTATTAAAGGAGCATTGAGTCTTGCAAGCGATGAAATGATTAGTAATGTAAAACTTAGCAATACTTATTATTTAAACGAAGCTAAAAAATATTATGCTGATTCTAATTTTACTAAATCTATGGAGATGCTTAATAAAGTGCAGTTTTTAACTTATGCATCTACAGGTAAAGAAGATAAAACAGAAAAAGAGGCTAGAAGTATAGCTAAAAATATACTTATGCAAAGCAGATTTGTAAAAGAGATGTATTCTAAAATGAGTGAAAATGATCTCTTTAATGAACTCTCTCTTCAAACTAGAAGGGAAGTTAATAAAGCTATAGTGCTTTATTATTACGGAGATTATGATAATGCATATACAGAGTTCGATAAAGTATTTAAGAAAACTCAGGTAACATATCCTTTATATTATTTTGCTGAGAAAATATTTATAAGTTCTGAAAATACAAAAAGGCTTATGCAGATATCGGCCAATATAGGAAAATATTTTGGATATCCATATTCAGATAATACAGATTTACTACCAGATGAGCTTAGAAGAAAAGTTTATCCTAGATATTTTGATGAGTATGTAGTACCAGAGGCTAAATATTATAAAATAGAGCCTGCATTTGTATACGGCATAATGAGAGAAGAGAGTTTATTTGATCCTAAGGCTAGGTCTTGGGTTGGTGCTATGGGGCTTATGCAGCTTATGCCTACAACAGCAGCAGCTGAGAATAAAAAAGCAAGATATAGATATGATCCTTTAGATTTAACAGACCCTAAACAAAATATTAATCTTGGAGTTTCGCATTTGGGCTGGCTTTTCAGCAGTCAGAAAGCAAGCAATTATATACTTGTAGCAGCAAGCTATAATGCAGGTTCTGGACGAGGAAGAAGGTGGAAAGCTGAATACGGAACTAATAATATGTACCGTACTGGAAGATTTATTGATATAGAAGAAACTGAGTATTATGTAGAGCGTGTTATAAAGAGTTATGAGTTTTATAGTAAGTATTATAAGGATTAG
- a CDS encoding PepSY-like domain-containing protein: protein MKILKIILTVIIISSSSLFADWVVSPESLPNNAKQFISQAFPDAQIWYVESDDGKYEVELSNGIKIDFLYNGDWVEIDAEYIGIPYNVFPANVANTIRNTYPNTVIISAEKKWGTYEIKLNNMMELYISSDGQLIGQKFDD, encoded by the coding sequence ATGAAAATACTAAAAATCATATTAACAGTTATAATAATCTCCTCTAGTAGTTTATTTGCTGATTGGGTTGTTTCTCCAGAATCTCTTCCTAATAATGCCAAGCAGTTCATATCTCAAGCATTTCCTGATGCTCAGATATGGTATGTAGAAAGCGATGATGGAAAATATGAGGTTGAACTTTCTAATGGAATAAAAATAGACTTCTTATATAATGGTGATTGGGTGGAGATAGACGCAGAATATATAGGAATACCATACAATGTTTTTCCTGCTAATGTAGCAAACACCATACGAAATACATACCCAAATACGGTAATTATTAGTGCCGAAAAAAAATGGGGAACTTATGAAATAAAGCTTAACAATATGATGGAGCTTTATATATCTTCAGACGGTCAGCTTATAGGACAAAAATTCGACGATTGA
- a CDS encoding glycosyltransferase family protein, whose translation MKSLKKEIIYPIIFLLLSILFFYSNLTFSYLQMGDVILWDIKNIKDAILSGNLYFWNNAYFTIASSSTVPIHPKSLFMAIFPTEIYPQITIIFHITVMGYGLFLFLREKKLSIKAAIFGAVALMFSNAIITLILPGHLGKFETYCYFPFVLYFLSKAMNTEKWIHFFFAGAFLGIAFLGGALDVAMYFALFLSCYFLYLLYNKKNDKKLIVFLKEDFKKIILLCIKFALVAVFSFLMSIQIIMITRNTQDMGAAGVTDKKQLWEWATRWSYPPEEVLGFFMPGFFGYYSGSETHPYWGRIANMPGEPKTSNFSLTAANIGYITFLFIIFAVFISKKKYKEKYFWIAAALFFLIASFGRYFPIIYGALFQIPIFQDARNPNKFIEIIPIPFAVIASFAADYIFKAIDAKKEDRLLKYLEDDYKYINIAQKIMYIIAILSIVLALITILTNGLIYNSFVTDWKEANAALISKNIFMSFIRLALISTTALLLVNTSISLKEITIKDKFAVILPLICFILFSVYDLGHIGFLIIGSIIVFLYVIIANKEDLFYKYLPYMFIAILFLDLTQSGNMFIVKSNYNQMYKSTPIVDHILREGGNKTTMPILIPYLYRYTTHTMPYYNIPLTEPPAASRLSKDITDTFASFRINDYVGYQPRLMDLLGVRYILSPTYLDQSVLSNDLTKITEYQDQFSAAVLYELKGYRNKYEFVNNAYNAKDFNDGLGRLTMPNFNLANEVVLLNNSNNNITLNNPKSIHSVEMLEETDNKIVFNVKTPDAGVLVSKERYNNDWSVTVNGDKKELLNANLLFRGVYVEAGDNNVVFEFTPSMKYAYSTIICWVIFIVISIISTVLYIKRYNNQE comes from the coding sequence ATGAAATCATTAAAAAAAGAAATTATATACCCTATTATATTTTTATTATTATCTATACTATTTTTTTACAGCAATTTAACTTTTTCATATCTTCAAATGGGAGATGTTATTCTTTGGGATATAAAAAATATTAAAGATGCCATATTAAGCGGGAATTTATATTTTTGGAACAATGCTTATTTTACAATAGCCTCTTCTTCAACAGTACCAATACACCCAAAATCTTTATTTATGGCTATTTTTCCAACAGAAATATATCCGCAGATTACAATAATATTTCATATAACTGTAATGGGATACGGGTTATTTTTATTTTTGAGAGAAAAAAAATTATCTATTAAAGCGGCAATATTCGGGGCTGTTGCTTTAATGTTTTCTAATGCTATTATAACTTTGATACTACCTGGTCATTTAGGTAAATTTGAAACCTACTGTTATTTTCCTTTTGTACTATATTTTTTATCAAAGGCTATGAATACTGAAAAGTGGATTCATTTCTTTTTTGCAGGTGCATTCTTAGGTATTGCATTTTTGGGTGGTGCTTTGGATGTTGCTATGTATTTCGCTTTATTTTTATCATGTTATTTTTTATACCTTCTTTATAACAAAAAGAATGATAAAAAATTAATAGTTTTTTTAAAAGAAGATTTTAAAAAAATAATTCTCTTATGTATAAAATTTGCATTAGTAGCAGTATTTTCTTTTTTAATGTCTATACAAATAATAATGATTACAAGAAACACTCAGGATATGGGAGCTGCTGGAGTTACTGACAAAAAACAATTATGGGAATGGGCTACAAGATGGTCATACCCACCTGAAGAAGTATTAGGATTTTTTATGCCCGGATTCTTCGGATACTATTCTGGAAGTGAAACTCACCCTTATTGGGGAAGAATAGCCAATATGCCGGGAGAGCCTAAAACTTCTAACTTCTCACTTACAGCTGCTAATATTGGATATATTACTTTCCTATTTATAATATTTGCAGTTTTTATAAGTAAGAAAAAATATAAAGAGAAATATTTCTGGATTGCCGCAGCATTATTTTTCTTAATAGCAAGTTTCGGTAGATATTTTCCTATCATATACGGAGCATTATTTCAAATACCAATATTCCAAGATGCTAGAAATCCAAATAAATTTATAGAAATTATACCAATACCATTTGCTGTAATAGCATCATTTGCAGCCGACTATATATTCAAAGCAATAGATGCTAAAAAAGAAGACAGACTACTTAAATATTTGGAAGATGACTACAAATACATAAATATAGCTCAAAAGATAATGTATATAATAGCAATTCTTTCTATAGTATTGGCATTAATAACTATACTTACTAACGGATTAATATATAATAGTTTCGTTACTGATTGGAAAGAAGCTAATGCTGCCTTAATATCAAAAAATATATTTATGTCTTTTATAAGATTGGCACTTATATCCACAACTGCACTTTTACTAGTTAATACTTCTATATCATTAAAAGAAATAACTATAAAAGATAAATTTGCTGTAATACTTCCTCTAATATGTTTTATACTATTTTCTGTATATGATCTAGGACATATAGGTTTCCTTATAATAGGAAGCATTATAGTATTTTTGTATGTTATTATTGCTAATAAAGAAGATCTATTTTATAAATATCTGCCTTATATGTTTATAGCTATTTTATTTTTGGATTTAACTCAAAGCGGAAATATGTTTATAGTAAAATCTAATTATAATCAAATGTATAAATCTACTCCAATAGTTGATCATATATTAAGAGAAGGCGGCAACAAAACTACAATGCCTATATTGATACCGTATTTATACAGATACACCACTCATACAATGCCTTACTACAATATACCATTAACAGAACCTCCTGCAGCAAGTAGGCTTTCAAAAGATATAACAGATACTTTTGCATCTTTCAGAATAAATGATTATGTGGGATATCAGCCTAGACTTATGGATTTACTTGGAGTAAGATATATTTTAAGCCCTACATATTTGGATCAATCTGTTCTTTCAAATGACTTAACAAAGATAACAGAGTATCAGGACCAATTTTCTGCTGCTGTATTGTATGAACTTAAAGGATACAGAAATAAATACGAGTTTGTTAATAACGCTTACAATGCCAAAGATTTTAATGATGGTTTGGGAAGATTAACTATGCCTAATTTTAATTTGGCAAATGAAGTTGTTTTACTAAATAATTCAAATAATAATATAACATTAAATAATCCTAAATCCATTCATAGTGTGGAAATGCTTGAAGAAACTGACAATAAAATAGTATTTAATGTAAAAACTCCAGATGCTGGTGTACTTGTATCAAAAGAGCGTTATAATAATGACTGGTCTGTTACTGTTAATGGAGATAAAAAAGAGTTATTAAATGCTAATTTACTATTTAGAGGGGTTTATGTAGAAGCTGGAGATAACAATGTAGTATTTGAATTTACTCCTTCAATGAAATATGCTTACAGTACAATAATATGCTGGGTAATATTTATAGTAATATCTATTATAAGTACAGTTTTGTATATAAAAAGATATAATAATCAAGAATAA
- a CDS encoding pyridoxal-phosphate-dependent aminotransferase family protein, with translation MKDKTFLMIPGPTPVPESALVEMGKHPMAHRSKEFSNILKEVYEDLKYVFQTKNDVFLFTASGTGAMCAALENLINEGDKVLCLSIGNFGSRWSKIAASRGAVVTKIEVEAGQVIKPEILEEALNKDKDIKIVTLTHSETSTGAANDVKTLCSIIKKHGAVSVVDGITSLCAMEFKTDEWNIDVAISGSQKGFMVAPGLSFLTASEDAFKMHEKCKYPSFYFNWTEHKKSLAKDTTPFTPAVNLIASLHTALKMIKEEGIENVNKRHKKLSLALRAAVKAIGLKLLVEDDSNASYAITSILPPEGISVPDIRKTLKEDYDIIVANGQGALENKIFRIGSLGYVCERDLIMAVGALEASLVKLGYKFELGSGVKKLIEELNK, from the coding sequence ATGAAGGATAAGACTTTTTTGATGATACCGGGTCCTACACCAGTACCTGAATCAGCATTAGTAGAAATGGGAAAACACCCTATGGCACACAGAAGCAAAGAATTTTCAAACATACTTAAAGAAGTTTATGAAGATTTAAAATATGTGTTCCAAACAAAGAATGATGTATTTTTATTTACAGCAAGCGGAACAGGGGCAATGTGTGCTGCTTTGGAAAACCTTATTAATGAAGGTGATAAGGTATTGTGTTTGTCTATTGGTAATTTTGGAAGCAGATGGTCTAAGATTGCTGCAAGCAGGGGAGCCGTTGTAACAAAAATAGAAGTTGAAGCAGGTCAAGTGATAAAACCAGAAATTCTTGAAGAGGCTTTAAATAAAGATAAAGATATAAAAATAGTAACACTTACTCATAGCGAAACTTCAACTGGTGCTGCTAATGATGTTAAGACATTATGTTCTATAATAAAGAAACATGGTGCTGTATCTGTAGTTGACGGCATAACAAGTTTATGTGCTATGGAGTTTAAAACAGATGAATGGAATATTGATGTTGCTATATCAGGTTCTCAAAAAGGATTTATGGTAGCTCCGGGTCTTTCATTTTTAACAGCAAGCGAAGATGCTTTTAAAATGCATGAAAAATGTAAATATCCTAGCTTTTATTTTAATTGGACAGAGCATAAAAAATCTTTAGCTAAAGATACTACACCTTTTACACCTGCTGTTAATTTGATAGCTTCTCTTCATACAGCTTTAAAAATGATAAAAGAAGAGGGTATTGAAAATGTTAATAAAAGACATAAGAAACTTTCTCTTGCTTTAAGGGCTGCTGTAAAAGCTATAGGATTAAAACTTCTTGTTGAAGATGACAGTAATGCAAGCTATGCTATAACTTCAATACTTCCTCCAGAAGGAATAAGCGTTCCAGATATAAGAAAAACTCTAAAAGAAGATTATGATATTATAGTAGCAAACGGACAGGGTGCTTTGGAAAATAAAATATTTAGAATAGGCAGTTTAGGATATGTATGCGAACGTGATTTGATAATGGCGGTTGGTGCTTTGGAGGCTAGTTTGGTTAAACTTGGTTATAAGTTTGAACTAGGAAGCGGAGTTAAAAAATTGATAGAAGAATTAAATAAATAA
- the serA gene encoding phosphoglycerate dehydrogenase: protein MKVLITDKVNECVKDIIADVSEAVFLPTMSEDELVSIIGEYDALMVRSQTKVTKRIIEAGKNLKIIGRAGVGVDNIDVEAATEKGVIVVNSPDGNTIAASEHTIALMLAVSRNIVPAAVSTKEAKWERDKFTGNELFGKTLGVMGFGRIGRKVVHIALAIGMKVLVYDPFATEEIVQKSGAIYETSLDDFLPKLDYLSLHIPKTPETNNIINKDNMSKMKNTAIIINCSRGGLVNEEDLKNALENGTIAAAAVDVFVNEPKIETCPLTQYKNNNLILTPHLGASTKEAQINVALDVAKQIKQVLSGGYTESAVNIPSLNPEKLEPVKDYMKIAENAGEMIMQLANGKIKSLEITAQGDLIDLDIQPLEVAILKGALSYMFQDVNYVNAPYLAKQRGIEVKTVKSEAPSTFTGILKVKLITDKDVTSVSVSLIAKNIARIVKLNDYDVIIKPQPHILVVPHINQPAMIAKVATLLSADGINIGSMSVSENIKGSNMSIMAINVDRSIGNDVITKISNIEGVHEPKYVRLAAEYTL, encoded by the coding sequence ATGAAGGTTTTAATAACTGATAAGGTAAATGAATGTGTAAAGGATATAATAGCTGATGTTTCTGAGGCTGTATTTCTTCCTACAATGAGTGAAGATGAACTTGTAAGTATTATAGGTGAGTATGATGCTTTAATGGTTAGAAGTCAGACTAAAGTTACAAAAAGAATTATAGAAGCTGGAAAAAATTTAAAGATTATAGGACGTGCTGGTGTAGGAGTAGATAACATCGATGTAGAAGCTGCTACAGAAAAAGGTGTAATAGTAGTAAACTCTCCAGACGGAAATACCATTGCTGCGTCAGAACATACTATAGCTTTAATGCTTGCCGTATCAAGAAATATAGTTCCAGCTGCTGTATCAACCAAAGAAGCTAAATGGGAAAGAGATAAGTTTACAGGTAATGAACTTTTTGGTAAAACTTTAGGAGTTATGGGATTTGGAAGAATAGGAAGAAAGGTTGTTCATATTGCTTTGGCTATTGGAATGAAAGTATTAGTTTATGATCCTTTTGCTACTGAAGAGATTGTACAAAAGTCTGGAGCTATTTATGAGACCTCTTTAGATGATTTTTTACCAAAACTTGATTATTTATCACTTCATATACCTAAAACTCCAGAAACTAATAATATCATAAATAAAGATAATATGAGCAAAATGAAAAATACTGCTATAATTATTAACTGTTCAAGAGGCGGACTTGTTAATGAAGAAGATTTAAAAAATGCATTGGAAAATGGAACTATAGCAGCTGCAGCAGTAGATGTTTTTGTAAATGAACCTAAAATAGAAACTTGTCCTCTAACACAGTATAAAAATAATAATTTAATACTTACTCCGCATCTTGGTGCAAGTACAAAAGAGGCTCAGATAAACGTTGCTTTAGATGTTGCTAAACAAATAAAACAGGTACTTTCTGGAGGATATACAGAATCAGCAGTTAATATACCTTCTCTTAATCCAGAGAAACTAGAACCAGTTAAAGACTACATGAAAATAGCAGAAAATGCCGGAGAGATGATAATGCAGCTTGCTAATGGTAAAATAAAATCATTAGAGATAACTGCTCAAGGAGATTTAATTGATTTAGATATTCAGCCTCTTGAAGTAGCTATACTAAAAGGTGCATTATCTTATATGTTCCAAGATGTTAATTATGTTAATGCTCCTTATCTTGCTAAGCAAAGAGGAATTGAAGTAAAAACTGTTAAATCAGAAGCTCCTTCTACATTTACTGGAATACTTAAAGTAAAATTAATTACGGATAAAGATGTAACAAGCGTATCAGTTTCATTAATAGCTAAAAATATTGCGAGAATAGTAAAACTTAATGATTATGATGTTATAATTAAGCCTCAGCCTCATATATTGGTTGTTCCTCATATAAACCAGCCTGCTATGATAGCTAAAGTTGCAACTTTGCTTTCAGCTGATGGTATTAATATTGGTTCTATGAGTGTATCAGAAAATATTAAAGGAAGTAATATGTCCATAATGGCTATAAATGTTGATAGAAGTATAGGAAATGATGTTATAACAAAAATTTCTAACATAGAAGGTGTTCATGAGCCTAAATATGTAAGACTTGCAGCAGAGTATACTTTATAA
- the serB gene encoding phosphoserine phosphatase SerB — MKLAVFDFDSTLMDGETLDIIARETNFADKISDITARGMRGEIDFFESLQMRVSLLNGIKLETVNEICSSLPVMNGAKETIDELHKKGYKCVCFSGGFKNATVLFAQKLNLDAEFANIFHVKDNVLTGKVGGEMMFSDSKGNMLLTLQKLLNVSYDDTLVVGDGANDLSMFKYAKNRAAFCAKEVLKKEANIIIDKKDLRLILDNI; from the coding sequence ATGAAATTAGCAGTTTTTGATTTTGATTCTACTTTAATGGACGGAGAGACTTTAGATATCATTGCAAGAGAAACCAATTTTGCAGATAAAATTTCCGATATTACAGCAAGAGGAATGAGAGGGGAGATTGATTTCTTTGAAAGTCTTCAGATGAGAGTATCTTTGCTTAATGGAATAAAATTAGAAACTGTTAATGAAATTTGCAGTTCTCTTCCTGTAATGAACGGGGCTAAAGAAACTATTGATGAGCTTCATAAAAAAGGATATAAATGTGTATGCTTTTCTGGAGGATTCAAAAATGCTACTGTTTTATTTGCTCAAAAACTTAATTTAGATGCTGAGTTTGCAAATATTTTTCATGTAAAAGACAATGTACTTACAGGAAAAGTAGGCGGAGAGATGATGTTTTCTGACAGCAAAGGAAACATGCTTTTAACTCTTCAAAAACTTCTTAATGTTTCTTATGATGATACTTTAGTAGTTGGTGATGGGGCTAATGATTTGAGTATGTTTAAGTATGCTAAAAATAGGGCAGCTTTCTGTGCAAAAGAAGTTCTTAAAAAAGAAGCTAACATCATAATAGATAAAAAAGATTTAAGACTTATATTAGATAATATTTAA
- a CDS encoding citrate/2-methylcitrate synthase, whose translation MKKEYLLYKLYDHSSKRIKIDSELFQKYNVKKGLRNEDGTGVLVGLTNVGDVVGYDKDENGNVYPIDGKLYYRGYSINDIAEDILKNKRFGYEEVCYLLLSGKLPDAERLQSFRELIAENMYLDKKTIMNIIDLEGQNIMNILSRSVLEMYIHDPNPEDLSLDNLMLQSIQLIARFPAVIAYAYNMYKYSVDQKYLTITLPKPKYSIAENFLYMLKQEFTPLEARMLDLLLILHADHGGGNNSTFTVRVTSSSRTDTYSSISAGIGSLKGDLHGGANAKVMDMFIHLKDAIDNWEDKNEIDDYLTKMLNKEAYDKSGLIYGMGHAVYTLSDPRAVILKDLARQLAKEKKKECELQFLELIEERAVECFIKVKGDKKRVCANVDLYSGFIYDMLGIPKEIYTPLFAMSRIVGWCAHRIEELNFDDRRIIRPAYKNVIEPQEFITMDKR comes from the coding sequence ATGAAAAAAGAATACCTACTATACAAACTATACGACCATTCGAGCAAACGTATAAAAATTGATAGCGAACTTTTTCAGAAATATAATGTAAAAAAGGGGCTTAGAAATGAAGACGGTACTGGTGTGCTTGTAGGGCTTACAAATGTAGGCGATGTTGTAGGATATGATAAAGATGAAAACGGCAATGTATACCCTATAGATGGAAAACTATATTATAGAGGGTATAGTATAAATGATATAGCCGAAGACATCTTAAAAAATAAACGTTTCGGTTATGAAGAGGTTTGTTATCTTCTTCTTTCTGGAAAACTTCCAGATGCAGAAAGACTTCAATCTTTCAGAGAACTCATAGCTGAAAATATGTATTTGGATAAAAAAACTATTATGAATATAATAGATTTGGAAGGTCAGAATATTATGAATATTTTATCAAGAAGTGTTCTCGAAATGTATATTCATGATCCAAATCCGGAAGATTTATCATTAGATAATTTAATGCTTCAGTCTATACAATTAATAGCAAGATTCCCAGCAGTTATTGCCTATGCCTATAATATGTATAAATATAGTGTAGACCAAAAATACTTAACTATCACACTTCCTAAACCTAAATACTCTATAGCTGAAAACTTTTTATACATGCTTAAACAGGAGTTTACACCTTTAGAAGCTAGAATGCTTGATTTATTATTAATTCTTCATGCAGATCATGGCGGCGGTAACAACTCCACATTTACAGTACGTGTTACAAGCTCATCAAGAACTGATACCTATTCAAGTATATCTGCTGGAATAGGATCTCTTAAAGGAGATTTGCATGGAGGAGCTAATGCAAAAGTTATGGATATGTTTATTCATTTAAAAGATGCAATAGATAATTGGGAAGATAAAAATGAAATAGATGATTATCTTACTAAAATGCTAAATAAAGAAGCATACGATAAAAGCGGGCTTATATATGGTATGGGACATGCAGTTTATACTTTATCAGACCCTAGAGCTGTTATATTAAAAGATTTAGCTCGTCAGCTTGCTAAAGAAAAGAAAAAAGAATGCGAACTTCAATTTTTAGAGTTAATAGAAGAAAGAGCTGTTGAATGTTTTATAAAAGTAAAAGGAGATAAAAAAAGAGTTTGTGCAAATGTAGACCTTTATTCTGGTTTTATATACGATATGCTAGGAATACCTAAAGAGATTTACACTCCATTATTTGCTATGTCAAGAATAGTAGGCTGGTGTGCACATAGAATAGAAGAGCTTAATTTCGATGACAGAAGAATAATAAGACCTGCATATAAAAATGTTATAGAGCCTCAAGAGTTTATTACTATGGATAAAAGATAA